One window from the genome of Fulvivirga lutea encodes:
- the gcvT gene encoding glycine cleavage system aminomethyltransferase GcvT, whose protein sequence is MELKKIALNDIHEKLGAKMVPFAGYNMPVRYSSDIEEHMTVRNGVGIFDVSHMGEFLISGPNALDLIQKVTSNDASTLEIGRAQYSCLPNDDGGIVDDLLVYQMKEEQYLLVVNASNIEKDWNWISSKNDVGAEMKNISDDFSLFAVQGPKAVEALQKLTSVDLSAIKFYHFDVGDFAGAEHVIISATGYTGAGGFEIYMHNHHAEMIWNKIMEAGKEFDIKPIGLGARDTLRMEMGYCLYGNDIDDTTSPLEAGLGWITKFTKDFTNSEALKKQKEEGVTQKLVGFKMIDRGIPRHDYDIQDADGNKIGRVTSGTQSPVLSQGIGMGYVKTEFAKPETEIFIAVRNRSLKAVVSKLPLI, encoded by the coding sequence ATGGAACTGAAGAAAATAGCCCTTAACGATATTCATGAAAAACTTGGTGCTAAAATGGTGCCTTTTGCCGGTTACAACATGCCTGTACGTTACAGCTCAGATATTGAAGAGCACATGACAGTAAGAAATGGCGTTGGTATCTTTGATGTATCGCACATGGGTGAATTCTTAATTTCCGGTCCAAATGCATTAGATCTTATTCAAAAAGTTACTTCTAACGATGCATCAACATTAGAAATTGGAAGGGCACAATATTCTTGCTTACCTAACGATGATGGCGGAATTGTTGATGATTTGTTGGTGTATCAAATGAAAGAAGAGCAATATCTGCTAGTAGTGAATGCATCTAATATAGAAAAAGACTGGAATTGGATCTCTTCAAAGAATGATGTAGGTGCTGAGATGAAAAATATCTCTGACGACTTTTCACTATTTGCAGTTCAAGGACCAAAGGCTGTTGAAGCCTTACAGAAACTTACCTCAGTTGACTTATCAGCAATTAAATTTTATCACTTTGATGTGGGAGATTTTGCTGGCGCTGAGCATGTGATTATATCAGCTACTGGATATACAGGTGCAGGAGGTTTTGAAATATACATGCACAACCATCATGCTGAAATGATTTGGAATAAAATTATGGAAGCTGGCAAAGAGTTTGACATTAAGCCGATTGGTTTAGGTGCCAGAGATACCCTAAGAATGGAAATGGGTTATTGCTTGTATGGCAATGATATTGATGATACCACCTCGCCTTTAGAAGCAGGCCTTGGCTGGATTACAAAATTTACAAAGGATTTTACCAACTCTGAGGCTTTAAAGAAGCAAAAAGAGGAGGGTGTAACTCAGAAGTTAGTCGGTTTCAAAATGATTGACAGAGGCATTCCTCGCCATGATTATGATATTCAGGATGCTGATGGAAATAAAATTGGTAGAGTAACTTCTGGTACTCAGTCGCCAGTACTTTCTCAGGGTATTGGAATGGGTTATGTAAAAACCGAATTTGCTAAACCAGAGACTGAAATATTCATAGCTGTTAGAAACCGAAGCCTGAAGGCAGTAGTGAGTAAGTTGCCTTTGATATGA
- a CDS encoding GIY-YIG nuclease family protein, which yields MPDHQYFVYILSSNSNSTIYTGVTNDLETRVLQHKLKTVKGFSSKYNVDKLVHFEEFNQVNDAIAREKQLKNWKRIWKNELIEKENPKWKDLSEDWYHDDDLVKK from the coding sequence ATGCCTGATCATCAATACTTCGTTTATATACTGAGCAGCAACTCAAATTCAACAATTTACACAGGTGTAACCAATGATTTAGAAACACGGGTTCTCCAACACAAACTAAAAACTGTCAAAGGCTTTTCTTCAAAGTATAATGTAGATAAGCTCGTACATTTTGAAGAATTCAATCAAGTAAATGATGCAATAGCACGAGAAAAGCAACTTAAGAATTGGAAGCGCATTTGGAAAAATGAATTGATTGAAAAAGAAAATCCGAAGTGGAAAGACCTTAGTGAAGATTGGTATCATGATGATGATTTAGTCAAGAAATAA
- a CDS encoding GAF domain-containing protein produces the protein MTIKKKMMFFILGLTVVIYSITIGYTIYSLRDEAIEEAKKLADTYASDKANDIKAKLDEDMAITRAMTLIMQDYVDLPTDQREKMQFQLMKSILEQYPKYEAVWMSWQLEYIDSAWTKEYGRLSINCYWDNGTIKTSQERKDLNGFVLDGLYYRLLTEKVEVLTEPYEFDSYDINSGGTLLAVSPTKTLLDDDGTALGVMGIDMSLEEYSKMTTIEGYEHGYAFLASNNGTIVAHKNPEYSNKPLTVLDYYDDLDFNLMELVQTGGKKSFTIYSEELQDDAYVSIAPIPVGRSDAPWSVGIIVPYAEITGTINTTFWFMIVVAIVGLTLLTFVILRISNDIVSSLEKTSALLKDIARGDINMSNKLDVNSKNRLGQMSSSVNTLMDELNKKATFSKLIGEGNLDADFEVSSEDDVLGNSLLEMRNSLKHAKSEEEKRRWTNEGLAKFADILQSDSENLDALCSKIISNLVSYTKVIQGGIFLINDDDPSDKFIQLKGAYAYERKKWMDKRIEMDEGLVAQSMKEQSYIYLKEVPQDYVNITSGLGEAKPNVILIMPLMLNGEVFGAIELVSFNEIPTYQIEFLQKLAENIASTVSSAKINNTTKKLLEQSKIQAEDLQSQEEEMRQNMEELQATQEEMIRKEKEYVSKIEELERKLGNQKK, from the coding sequence ATGACAATTAAGAAAAAGATGATGTTTTTCATCTTGGGTCTTACCGTAGTAATTTATTCGATAACTATTGGATATACTATCTACAGCCTGCGTGATGAAGCCATTGAAGAAGCTAAAAAACTAGCTGATACGTATGCCTCAGATAAAGCCAACGACATTAAGGCGAAACTGGATGAAGATATGGCCATTACTCGTGCCATGACACTTATTATGCAGGATTATGTGGACCTGCCCACAGACCAACGAGAAAAGATGCAGTTTCAATTGATGAAAAGCATTTTGGAACAGTACCCGAAATACGAGGCGGTTTGGATGAGCTGGCAACTAGAATATATAGATTCTGCCTGGACCAAAGAATATGGTCGACTGAGTATTAACTGCTATTGGGATAATGGAACCATAAAAACATCTCAGGAGAGAAAAGACTTAAATGGCTTTGTACTTGATGGTTTATACTATCGACTTTTAACTGAGAAAGTAGAGGTTTTAACCGAGCCTTATGAGTTCGACTCATATGATATTAATTCTGGAGGAACATTACTGGCCGTTTCACCAACTAAAACTTTGTTAGATGATGATGGCACGGCATTAGGTGTGATGGGCATCGATATGTCATTAGAAGAATACAGCAAAATGACTACTATTGAAGGTTATGAGCATGGTTATGCATTTCTGGCCTCCAACAACGGAACCATAGTAGCCCATAAAAATCCGGAATATTCAAACAAGCCATTAACAGTTTTGGACTACTATGACGATTTGGATTTTAATCTAATGGAGCTAGTTCAAACCGGAGGCAAAAAATCATTTACTATCTACAGTGAAGAATTACAAGATGATGCTTATGTATCGATAGCACCAATACCGGTAGGTAGATCTGATGCCCCCTGGTCAGTGGGAATTATCGTTCCGTATGCTGAAATAACCGGTACCATCAATACTACATTCTGGTTTATGATTGTTGTTGCCATTGTTGGTTTAACATTGTTAACATTCGTAATTCTTAGAATCAGTAATGATATTGTTAGTTCCTTAGAAAAGACCAGCGCTCTGCTGAAAGATATAGCCAGAGGAGATATTAACATGAGCAATAAGCTGGATGTGAACAGCAAAAACCGATTAGGGCAAATGTCCAGCTCAGTCAATACATTAATGGATGAGCTCAATAAAAAAGCTACTTTCTCGAAGCTAATCGGAGAAGGCAATTTAGATGCTGATTTTGAAGTATCCAGTGAAGATGATGTATTAGGTAATTCACTTCTGGAGATGCGTAATAGCCTTAAGCATGCAAAGAGTGAAGAAGAAAAAAGAAGATGGACGAATGAAGGATTGGCGAAATTTGCAGACATACTTCAATCTGATTCAGAGAACCTTGATGCTTTATGCTCCAAAATAATCAGCAACTTGGTAAGCTATACGAAAGTGATACAAGGTGGCATTTTCCTTATTAATGATGATGATCCTAGCGATAAATTCATTCAGCTAAAGGGCGCGTATGCTTACGAACGCAAAAAGTGGATGGATAAGAGAATAGAAATGGATGAAGGGCTTGTGGCTCAATCAATGAAAGAGCAGAGCTACATCTACCTAAAGGAAGTTCCGCAAGATTATGTAAATATAACCTCTGGATTGGGCGAAGCTAAGCCTAATGTAATTCTGATTATGCCATTAATGCTCAATGGAGAGGTATTTGGTGCAATAGAGCTGGTGTCATTTAATGAAATACCAACCTACCAGATAGAATTTCTACAAAAATTGGCTGAAAATATCGCATCTACAGTATCCTCTGCGAAAATTAACAATACAACCAAGAAGTTATTAGAGCAATCTAAAATTCAGGCAGAAGACTTACAAAGCCAGGAAGAGGAGATGCGTCAAAACATGGAAGAACTGCAAGCTACACAGGAAGAGATGATTCGAAAAGAAAAAGAATACGTTAGCAAAATTGAGGAGTTGGAGAGAAAACTGGGTAATCAGAAAAAATAA
- a CDS encoding 2-phosphosulfolactate phosphatase: MKTVDVCLSPDLIHLYDVTDKVVVVVDILRATSCMTAGLASGVKSITPFENLEQCQRMKTEGYLIAGERNGEKVEGFDLGNSPFDYMDEKVKGKKVAVTTTNGTVAIEKSRRSIEVIIGSFLNISSVARYVLAQKQNVLILCAGWKGKVNLEDSLFAGALVDRIIDQFDYETDAPLLARSGYLQMKDDLLGQIKNSSHARRLNRLNVIKDIEYCLTEDVFDVVPKLKDGELVV; encoded by the coding sequence ATGAAAACGGTTGACGTTTGCCTTAGTCCTGACCTGATTCACCTGTATGATGTTACCGACAAGGTAGTTGTGGTAGTAGACATTTTAAGAGCAACATCTTGCATGACGGCAGGTTTGGCAAGCGGAGTGAAAAGCATTACTCCATTCGAAAACCTTGAGCAATGCCAGCGAATGAAAACCGAGGGTTATCTGATTGCTGGAGAACGGAATGGAGAAAAAGTAGAAGGATTTGATCTCGGCAACTCACCTTTCGACTATATGGATGAAAAAGTAAAAGGTAAAAAAGTAGCAGTAACTACCACTAATGGTACTGTTGCCATTGAAAAGTCCAGAAGATCTATTGAAGTAATAATCGGTTCATTTCTAAACATAAGTAGCGTAGCGAGGTATGTGTTGGCTCAAAAGCAGAATGTACTTATTTTATGTGCCGGCTGGAAAGGTAAGGTAAATCTTGAGGACTCACTTTTTGCGGGGGCTCTTGTAGATAGAATTATTGATCAGTTCGATTATGAAACAGATGCACCGCTATTAGCTCGCTCTGGTTATTTACAAATGAAAGATGATCTTCTCGGCCAGATTAAAAACTCTTCTCATGCCAGAAGGTTGAATAGGCTGAACGTTATCAAAGACATTGAGTACTGTTTAACTGAGGATGTTTTTGATGTAGTGCCCAAGTTAAAAGATGGAGAGTTAGTAGTTTAA
- a CDS encoding nucleotide pyrophosphohydrolase: MTIEEAQQKVDEWIKTIGVRYFNELTNMTILTEEVGELARIMSRRYGEQSEKESDKNKELGDEMADVLWVLICLANQTGVDLTKALEKNFEKKTIRDADRHKNNDKLK, from the coding sequence ATGACAATCGAAGAAGCCCAGCAAAAAGTAGACGAATGGATCAAAACCATTGGTGTTCGATATTTCAATGAACTAACAAACATGACCATTCTTACAGAAGAGGTAGGTGAGCTGGCACGTATTATGTCGCGCAGGTACGGGGAGCAATCAGAAAAAGAATCTGATAAGAATAAAGAGTTGGGAGATGAGATGGCCGATGTTCTTTGGGTTCTCATCTGCTTAGCTAATCAGACCGGTGTTGATCTGACTAAAGCACTGGAAAAAAACTTTGAAAAGAAAACGATCCGTGATGCAGACCGTCATAAGAATAACGATAAGTTAAAATAA
- the dtd gene encoding D-aminoacyl-tRNA deacylase: MIAAIQRVSEASVKINHEIKGHIGQGLMILLGIEDADNQEDIEWLSKKVANLRIFDDEEGVMNKSVMDVDGNILVISQFTLHANTKKGNRPSYNKAAKPDVAIPLYEDFIKALEVHTSKEIKTGEFGADMKVSLVNDGPVTIIIDTKNKQ, encoded by the coding sequence ATGATTGCAGCTATTCAGCGAGTTTCTGAAGCATCAGTTAAAATTAATCATGAAATTAAAGGCCATATTGGTCAAGGTTTGATGATCTTGTTAGGCATTGAAGATGCTGATAATCAAGAGGATATAGAATGGTTGAGTAAAAAGGTTGCCAACCTACGAATATTTGATGATGAGGAAGGTGTAATGAACAAAAGTGTGATGGATGTGGATGGCAATATTTTAGTCATCAGCCAATTTACTCTGCATGCCAATACAAAAAAAGGCAACAGGCCTTCTTATAATAAAGCTGCCAAACCCGATGTGGCTATACCTTTGTATGAAGATTTTATTAAAGCGTTGGAAGTCCATACGTCTAAAGAAATTAAAACCGGTGAGTTTGGTGCAGATATGAAGGTTAGTTTAGTGAATGATGGGCCTGTAACAATTATTATCGATACGAAAAACAAGCAGTGA
- a CDS encoding YkvA family protein, with amino-acid sequence MKNVEGNKFFKNARRRAGALLGNNNRMRQLLNVSKDKLSEIDVSAVTTSKLATRLRTLIRMVKAYRKGEYRDIQVQNILLIVAAIVYFVTPLDLVPDFIPITGLIDDFTVVLWVYNKLQEEIDKFLEWENSLQEG; translated from the coding sequence ATGAAGAATGTAGAAGGAAATAAATTTTTTAAAAATGCGAGACGGAGGGCAGGAGCACTTTTGGGAAATAATAATCGGATGAGACAACTTCTTAATGTCTCAAAAGATAAGTTATCCGAAATAGACGTTTCTGCGGTCACAACATCTAAGCTGGCCACTCGCCTACGCACACTTATAAGGATGGTAAAGGCTTACAGAAAAGGAGAATATAGAGATATTCAGGTTCAGAATATACTTCTAATTGTGGCGGCCATAGTGTATTTTGTTACCCCGCTTGATTTGGTTCCTGACTTTATTCCTATCACCGGTTTGATCGATGACTTTACCGTTGTGCTTTGGGTGTACAACAAACTTCAAGAAGAAATTGATAAGTTCTTAGAGTGGGAGAATAGCCTCCAAGAAGGCTAA
- a CDS encoding DUF7935 family protein produces the protein MEALIEFGKIIIPAGLVLYAMYLIVKSFINAELDKKRLEVRGKSIETVMPNRLHAYERVCLFLERISPNNLIVRLNNGNYTAREFQQILLNEIREEYNHNVSQQLYMSEDAWELVKSAKEDLIVTINEAVSNLDEKATGVDLSKQIFEKTMQKEPDPIQHALLSVKREIWETF, from the coding sequence ATGGAAGCACTAATTGAGTTCGGTAAAATCATTATTCCTGCAGGTCTGGTATTATATGCCATGTATTTGATTGTAAAATCATTTATTAATGCTGAGTTGGATAAAAAGAGACTGGAGGTAAGAGGTAAAAGCATAGAAACGGTTATGCCTAACAGATTGCATGCATATGAACGTGTTTGTTTGTTTTTGGAGCGCATTAGCCCGAATAACCTGATTGTCAGGTTAAATAATGGAAACTACACAGCAAGAGAGTTTCAGCAAATATTGTTGAATGAAATTAGAGAAGAATATAATCATAATGTTTCGCAGCAGTTATATATGAGTGAAGATGCATGGGAGCTTGTAAAATCAGCCAAGGAAGACTTGATTGTTACTATTAACGAGGCAGTTTCCAATTTAGATGAAAAAGCCACAGGGGTGGATTTATCGAAGCAGATTTTTGAGAAAACCATGCAAAAGGAACCAGACCCTATTCAGCATGCGTTACTTTCGGTGAAACGTGAGATTTGGGAGACTTTTTAA